One stretch of Chryseobacterium sp. LJ668 DNA includes these proteins:
- a CDS encoding Ig-like domain-containing protein, translating to MKLKYFFQNMKGQFVIMLLLISSLTFSQTIPSSNAAANCTSCAPTGWTIVTGTPDISSQTVAASAGGVSGGAGALWTNAAGGGGTAVTLPAAPNGNIRWISLRDVGPGNTQESISAPIGSLVVGREYEVVVYSLTATTNQAGTSNVAYAGTFIDFFTFQVGTGPLQTVSMLPSVTPVRTWGTRRLRFIASATSETIVLRPGTNSAGTSANTAADFLLFEAVNLVVTVNAVNAVPISTADNTSTLQNVPVTINVAANDTDPDGLVVASTVDLDPATAGIQNTFVNAQGTWAVNNLGAVTFTPLSTFIGVASIPYTIQDNYTLDGNSVPGTSTPVNINVTVIGNTTDTDGDGVINDVDLDDDNDGILDSIEGFCTTTSIAATDGFDSPVVTTINGNNIQATNPYNGWTAEGQGAAAFNIVRVNGAGYTEGPDNAQSGTQYVDINGASATIYKQFTFAGATVLSASAWFANRATSNAGYVPYSTRIEIFNTTSNTVVAQGNLLNFTKAQGDEGWFQSSVSNIALPAGTYRIRMLVSDFGHVDSISYCFSTDTDGDTVADYIDTDSDNDGCADALEGSENVRTTQIHALSLPTSDTNYPYRGQIKVLANGTTSGTPAQIISTVTAANGVPQLVNNAAGNSGGVAGVADNTDAPTPTSEIGQGIGSSQNIVVQDGDCSRCFRPATSPGVGGLPTNHGITALSRAGTDNGNWPMKITGAYTALDAKTKGLVINRLTTAQISAFTTPVVGMMIYDTTANCLKIYDNTNTWRCFSTPTCDVTILN from the coding sequence ATGAAACTTAAATATTTTTTTCAAAATATGAAAGGGCAATTTGTAATCATGCTTTTACTGATTAGCTCTTTAACTTTCTCGCAAACAATACCATCAAGTAATGCGGCAGCAAACTGTACCTCATGTGCTCCGACAGGATGGACTATTGTCACGGGAACTCCCGATATTTCCAGCCAAACAGTTGCTGCTTCCGCTGGGGGTGTAAGTGGAGGAGCCGGTGCCTTGTGGACCAATGCTGCAGGTGGTGGGGGAACTGCGGTTACTTTGCCGGCAGCACCCAATGGTAATATTCGATGGATCTCGTTACGTGACGTTGGACCCGGAAATACGCAGGAATCGATTAGTGCACCAATCGGTTCATTGGTTGTCGGAAGAGAATATGAAGTTGTAGTATACTCTTTAACTGCAACAACAAATCAGGCAGGTACAAGTAATGTTGCATATGCGGGAACTTTCATTGATTTTTTTACCTTTCAGGTTGGTACCGGTCCACTACAGACTGTTAGTATGCTTCCTTCGGTTACACCCGTTAGAACTTGGGGTACCAGACGTCTTAGATTTATTGCTTCTGCAACTTCAGAAACCATAGTTCTTAGACCGGGTACCAATTCTGCTGGAACTTCAGCTAATACTGCAGCAGACTTCTTATTATTTGAAGCAGTTAATTTAGTTGTAACGGTAAATGCTGTAAATGCCGTCCCTATTTCTACTGCCGATAATACTTCTACATTACAAAATGTTCCTGTTACAATCAATGTTGCTGCAAACGATACTGATCCCGATGGACTTGTTGTAGCAAGTACAGTAGATCTGGATCCTGCCACAGCAGGTATACAAAATACCTTCGTAAACGCCCAGGGAACATGGGCGGTTAACAATTTAGGGGCAGTTACTTTTACGCCTTTATCAACTTTTATTGGGGTAGCATCTATTCCGTATACAATTCAGGATAATTATACATTAGATGGGAATAGTGTTCCGGGTACATCAACCCCTGTGAATATTAATGTAACGGTAATAGGAAATACAACGGATACAGATGGTGATGGGGTCATAAATGATGTAGATTTAGATGATGATAATGATGGTATTTTAGATTCTATAGAAGGTTTTTGTACTACGACATCAATCGCTGCAACTGACGGTTTTGATAGTCCTGTAGTTACGACCATTAATGGTAATAATATTCAGGCTACCAACCCGTATAACGGATGGACAGCTGAAGGGCAGGGTGCCGCTGCATTTAATATAGTGAGAGTAAATGGTGCGGGATATACGGAAGGTCCGGATAATGCACAATCGGGAACTCAATATGTTGATATTAATGGCGCAAGTGCAACAATATATAAACAATTCACATTTGCAGGTGCAACAGTTCTTTCAGCCTCTGCTTGGTTTGCAAACAGAGCGACTTCTAATGCAGGTTATGTACCATATTCAACGAGAATAGAGATATTTAACACTACATCTAATACGGTAGTAGCACAGGGAAATCTATTAAACTTTACTAAAGCACAGGGTGATGAAGGTTGGTTTCAGAGTTCAGTATCTAATATTGCTCTTCCGGCAGGAACGTACAGGATAAGAATGCTTGTCAGCGATTTTGGACATGTAGATTCTATTTCATATTGTTTTTCAACAGATACTGACGGAGATACTGTTGCTGATTATATTGACACAGATTCTGATAATGATGGGTGTGCTGATGCACTTGAAGGTTCTGAAAACGTTCGTACTACGCAGATTCATGCTTTGAGTCTACCAACGTCTGATACTAATTATCCTTACAGAGGACAGATAAAAGTTCTCGCAAACGGAACAACTTCGGGAACTCCCGCTCAAATAATAAGCACTGTTACAGCTGCAAATGGAGTGCCTCAATTGGTTAATAATGCTGCAGGAAATTCTGGCGGCGTCGCTGGTGTTGCTGATAATACAGACGCTCCAACCCCTACTTCAGAAATAGGTCAGGGTATTGGCTCTTCTCAAAATATTGTTGTACAAGATGGAGACTGTTCACGATGCTTCCGCCCGGCGACATCTCCTGGAGTAGGAGGTTTGCCAACAAATCATGGGATCACTGCATTGTCTAGAGCGGGTACAGATAATGGCAATTGGCCGATGAAAATTACCGGTGCTTACACAGCATTAGATGCAAAAACGAAAGGTCTTGTAATCAATAGACTGACAACGGCTCAGATATCAGCATTTACAACACCGGTAGTGGGAATGATGATATATGATACCACGGCTAACTGTCTGAAAATTTATGACAATACCAATACATGGAGATGTTTCAGCACTCCGACTTGTGATGTTACAATCCTTAATTAA
- the rplK gene encoding 50S ribosomal protein L11 — MAKKVFKMVKLQVKGGAANPSPPVGPALGSAGVNIMEFCKQFNGRTQDKPGQVLPVVITVYEDKSFEFVIKTPPAAIQLMDAAKIKGGSGEPNRNKVGAVSWAQVQKIAEDKMADLNCFTMDSALSMVAGTARSMGLRVTGTKPTNA, encoded by the coding sequence ATGGCTAAAAAAGTCTTTAAAATGGTAAAGCTTCAGGTGAAGGGAGGGGCAGCAAACCCGTCTCCACCAGTAGGTCCTGCATTAGGTTCTGCCGGTGTAAACATCATGGAGTTTTGTAAACAATTTAACGGAAGAACTCAGGATAAGCCTGGACAGGTTTTACCGGTAGTAATTACGGTATACGAAGACAAATCTTTCGAATTCGTAATCAAAACACCACCTGCAGCAATTCAGTTAATGGATGCCGCTAAGATCAAAGGAGGATCAGGTGAACCAAACAGAAACAAAGTAGGGGCTGTATCTTGGGCGCAAGTTCAAAAAATCGCAGAAGATAAAATGGCAGACCTTAACTGTTTTACAATGGATTCAGCTCTTTCTATGGTGGCAGGTACTGCAAGATCTATGGGATTAAGAGTAACAGGAACTAAACCAACTAACGCTTAA
- the tuf gene encoding elongation factor Tu — protein sequence MAKETFNRNKPHLNIGTIGHVDHGKTTLTAAISAVLASKGLAEKKDFSSIDSAPEEKERGITINTAHIEYETEKRHYAHVDCPGHADYVKNMVTGAAQMDGAIVVCAATDGPMPQTREHILLCRQVNVPRIVVFMNKVDMVDDAELLELVEMELRDLLSTYDFDGDNSPVIQGSALGALTAATAEGGAKTDDQWFKSVEQLMDAVDEWIEQPPRDTDKPFLMPIEDVFSITGRGTVATGRIEAGIINTGDPVDIIGMGDEKLTSTITGVEMFRKILDRGEAGDNVGLLLRGIEKTDIKRGMVIAKKDSVKPHKKFKASVYILSKEEGGRHTPFHNKYRPQFYVRTTDVTGEIFLPEGVEMVMPGDNLEITVELLQPIALNVGLRFAIREGGRTVGSGQVTEILD from the coding sequence ATGGCAAAGGAAACGTTTAATCGTAACAAACCACACTTGAACATTGGTACTATTGGTCACGTTGACCATGGTAAAACTACACTTACTGCAGCAATCAGTGCTGTGTTAGCGAGCAAAGGTCTTGCTGAGAAAAAAGATTTCTCTTCTATTGACTCTGCTCCTGAAGAAAAAGAAAGAGGGATTACTATCAATACTGCTCACATCGAGTACGAAACTGAAAAAAGACATTATGCTCACGTTGACTGCCCAGGTCACGCAGATTACGTAAAAAACATGGTAACTGGTGCTGCTCAGATGGACGGTGCTATCGTTGTATGTGCTGCTACAGACGGGCCTATGCCTCAAACTAGAGAGCACATCCTACTTTGTCGTCAGGTAAATGTACCTAGAATCGTTGTTTTCATGAACAAAGTTGACATGGTAGATGATGCTGAGTTATTAGAGCTTGTTGAAATGGAATTGAGAGACTTATTGTCTACTTACGATTTCGACGGAGATAACTCTCCAGTAATTCAAGGTTCTGCACTTGGTGCTCTTACAGCTGCTACTGCAGAAGGAGGTGCTAAGACAGATGACCAATGGTTCAAATCTGTTGAGCAATTAATGGATGCCGTTGACGAATGGATCGAGCAACCACCAAGAGATACTGATAAGCCATTCTTGATGCCAATTGAAGACGTATTCTCTATTACAGGTAGAGGTACTGTTGCAACTGGTAGAATCGAAGCTGGTATTATCAACACAGGAGATCCTGTAGATATCATCGGTATGGGTGACGAAAAATTGACTTCTACTATTACAGGAGTTGAGATGTTCAGAAAAATCCTAGACAGAGGTGAAGCTGGAGATAACGTAGGTCTATTGTTGAGAGGTATTGAAAAAACTGACATCAAGAGAGGTATGGTTATCGCTAAGAAAGATTCTGTGAAGCCTCACAAAAAATTCAAAGCTTCAGTTTATATTCTTTCTAAAGAAGAAGGTGGACGTCACACTCCATTCCACAACAAATACCGTCCTCAGTTCTACGTAAGAACTACTGACGTTACAGGTGAGATCTTCTTACCAGAAGGTGTAGAAATGGTAATGCCTGGTGATAACTTAGAGATCACTGTAGAATTGTTACAACCAATCGCTCTTAACGTAGGTCTTAGATTTGCGATCAGAGAAGGAGGTAGAACAGTTGGTTCAGGTCAGGTTACTGAAATCTTAGACTAA
- a CDS encoding DUF4394 domain-containing protein, with protein MKKLSNFCLAAFALVTVFSCDDDENSMPETPIVGPDVMVYGLSANNELLAFNANNTTVFTSNKPITGLASGEKLLSIDFRPATGELYAVSSASKFYIINTSTAATRPVSTTAFAPAISGTIASIDFNPTVDRIRLVTSTGQNLRLNPETGVIAATDTSIATTSSIAGIAYTNSKSGAATTTLYDLDLTSGKLFKQDPPNAGTLVEVGSLGLTFTGQAAFDINPENSVALMAATSGGQNALYTVNLDTGKASTIGTLSQKVIDLAIPTNPVAYAIDNANALQIFDPNKPEPVTKAITGLQTGEGILGIDFRPLNGQLYALGNSNRIYTINLGTGAATQVGTGTLTTPLVGTEFGFDFNPTVDKIRVVSNMGQNLRLDPVTGFTTATDTALNPGTPAIGAAAYSDNFAGATTTSLFVIDHNTDKLYLQNPPNAGTLVERGSLGLNITSANGFDIGSTSQKAYLLASVGGDTKIYIVNTTNGSTASLATYPNPVKGFAIGLGF; from the coding sequence ATGAAAAAACTATCCAACTTTTGTCTGGCTGCATTTGCCCTTGTCACAGTATTTTCGTGCGATGACGATGAAAACAGCATGCCCGAAACTCCAATAGTAGGTCCTGACGTAATGGTCTATGGACTAAGTGCCAATAATGAACTCTTAGCTTTTAATGCTAATAATACAACCGTATTCACCTCCAATAAGCCGATTACAGGACTTGCATCGGGAGAAAAATTACTCAGTATCGATTTCAGACCGGCGACAGGTGAGCTTTATGCGGTATCCAGCGCAAGTAAGTTTTATATCATCAATACATCTACCGCTGCTACAAGACCGGTAAGTACAACTGCATTTGCACCTGCAATTTCAGGTACTATTGCTTCTATTGATTTTAATCCTACTGTTGACCGTATCAGATTAGTAACAAGTACAGGCCAAAATCTTCGTTTGAATCCTGAAACTGGAGTGATTGCTGCTACCGATACCAGCATTGCTACGACATCCTCTATTGCTGGTATTGCATATACTAACAGTAAATCTGGTGCTGCCACCACTACTTTATATGATCTTGATTTAACTTCAGGAAAATTATTTAAACAAGATCCGCCTAATGCCGGGACCTTAGTTGAAGTGGGAAGTTTAGGTCTTACATTTACAGGTCAAGCAGCATTTGATATCAACCCTGAAAATAGCGTTGCACTAATGGCCGCAACAAGCGGAGGACAAAATGCTTTATATACTGTAAATCTTGATACGGGTAAAGCTTCGACTATTGGTACACTGTCTCAGAAAGTAATTGACCTTGCAATTCCTACAAATCCGGTGGCGTATGCAATTGATAATGCAAATGCACTTCAAATATTTGATCCAAACAAGCCAGAGCCTGTTACAAAAGCAATTACAGGATTACAGACCGGCGAAGGAATTCTTGGTATTGATTTCAGACCTCTGAACGGACAATTGTACGCTTTAGGGAATTCAAATAGAATTTATACCATCAACTTAGGTACAGGTGCAGCTACTCAGGTGGGCACAGGTACACTTACTACCCCACTTGTAGGAACTGAATTCGGTTTTGATTTTAACCCTACGGTCGATAAAATAAGAGTAGTAAGCAATATGGGACAAAATTTAAGATTAGACCCTGTTACAGGTTTTACTACGGCTACCGACACTGCACTTAATCCGGGGACACCGGCTATAGGCGCAGCAGCTTACAGCGACAACTTTGCAGGCGCAACTACAACTTCGCTTTTTGTAATTGATCATAATACAGATAAGCTTTATCTGCAAAATCCTCCCAATGCCGGTACTTTGGTAGAAAGAGGTTCACTAGGACTGAACATCACATCTGCAAACGGATTTGACATCGGAAGTACCAGCCAAAAAGCTTATTTATTAGCTTCTGTTGGAGGCGATACAAAAATTTATATAGTAAACACTACCAATGGGTCTACAGCTTCCCTCGCTACATACCCTAACCCGGTAAAAGGCTTTGCGATAGGTTTAGGATTCTAA
- the rplA gene encoding 50S ribosomal protein L1, protein MAKLTKKQKEALSKLEKGRIYNLEEGAALVKEVNTAKFDASVDIAVRLGVDPRKANQMVRGVVSLPHGTGKDVKVLALVTPDKEAEAKAAGADYVGLDEYLQKIKDGWTDVDVIVTMPAVMGKLGPLGRVLGPRGLMPNPKSGTVTMEIGKAVTEVKAGKIDFKVDKYGIIHAGIGKVSFDADKIKENAQELISTLIKMKPTAAKGTYVKSIYLSSTMSPGIAIDSKSVN, encoded by the coding sequence ATGGCAAAATTAACTAAAAAGCAAAAGGAAGCTTTAAGCAAATTAGAAAAAGGAAGAATTTATAACCTTGAAGAAGGTGCTGCTCTTGTAAAAGAAGTAAACACTGCAAAGTTTGATGCTTCTGTAGATATCGCTGTAAGATTGGGTGTAGACCCGAGAAAAGCTAACCAGATGGTAAGAGGTGTAGTGTCTCTTCCTCACGGTACAGGTAAAGATGTTAAAGTATTAGCTCTTGTAACTCCGGATAAAGAAGCTGAAGCTAAAGCGGCTGGTGCTGATTATGTGGGTCTTGACGAATACTTACAAAAAATAAAAGATGGTTGGACAGATGTTGACGTTATCGTTACTATGCCAGCTGTTATGGGTAAATTAGGACCTTTAGGTAGAGTATTAGGACCAAGAGGTTTGATGCCTAACCCTAAATCAGGTACTGTAACTATGGAAATTGGTAAAGCAGTAACTGAAGTGAAAGCAGGTAAGATTGATTTCAAAGTAGATAAGTATGGTATTATCCATGCTGGTATTGGTAAAGTATCTTTCGATGCTGACAAGATCAAAGAAAATGCTCAGGAATTAATTTCTACATTGATCAAAATGAAACCAACTGCTGCTAAAGGTACTTATGTAAAAAGCATTTATTTGTCTTCTACAATGAGCCCGGGTATTGCAATTGATAGTAAATCTGTTAACTAA
- a CDS encoding fibrobacter succinogenes major paralogous domain-containing protein: MNKYILTLFLLSSTMVFSQVTIGKSLATSAPATLSVSIEFGDAAGGQKGIVLPWATTEAAISGTTPAPITGTLFFDSTAKKVKLGSSTIQNATAINQYLDLSAGAAIPAVGVGVADANAEVSTSKTVVSADLTTAQTNTTNGILVLADTNKAMVLPRVNSYADIVNPSPGMMVYVTGTSPNQLAVFNGSEWSFWSGGIPVVTSPTTGRIWMDRNLGAAQVATSSTNAAAYGDLYQWGRLTDGHQIRTSTTTATTSTTDVPGNANFITSATDWRTASNNNLWQGISGINNPCPVGFRIPTITEFTAETAITNAATAFTSPLKLTVGGSRTGSTGALANVGTTGSYYTSTISGTQSSVYTIAAASVATTIVQRATGASVRCIKN, from the coding sequence ATGAATAAATATATATTAACACTGTTTTTACTTTCGTCAACGATGGTTTTCAGTCAGGTTACCATTGGTAAATCTCTTGCAACTTCGGCTCCGGCAACTCTCTCTGTATCTATTGAGTTTGGTGATGCGGCAGGAGGACAAAAAGGGATTGTTTTACCATGGGCGACAACTGAAGCGGCTATTTCCGGAACCACTCCGGCTCCTATTACCGGAACATTGTTTTTTGACTCAACTGCTAAAAAAGTAAAACTCGGCAGTTCAACAATACAAAATGCGACGGCAATAAATCAATACTTGGATCTGTCTGCAGGTGCAGCAATTCCTGCTGTTGGTGTAGGTGTTGCTGATGCTAATGCTGAAGTTTCTACATCAAAAACCGTTGTCTCAGCTGATTTGACAACTGCACAGACAAACACTACCAATGGTATTCTTGTTTTAGCAGATACTAATAAGGCTATGGTTTTGCCAAGAGTAAACTCATATGCAGATATCGTTAATCCTAGTCCGGGTATGATGGTTTATGTAACGGGTACTTCACCTAATCAGCTGGCTGTATTCAATGGTAGCGAATGGTCATTTTGGAGTGGTGGAATCCCAGTTGTCACTTCACCCACAACAGGCAGAATTTGGATGGATCGCAATTTGGGTGCTGCTCAGGTGGCAACATCATCTACCAACGCTGCTGCATATGGTGATTTATATCAATGGGGACGTTTAACTGATGGACACCAGATTCGTACATCTACCACAACAGCTACAACCAGTACAACGGATGTACCGGGGAATGCTAATTTTATTACAAGTGCAACCGATTGGCGTACAGCTTCGAATAATAACTTGTGGCAAGGGATAAGTGGTATTAATAATCCTTGTCCGGTAGGTTTTCGTATTCCTACAATAACGGAATTTACTGCTGAAACAGCGATTACAAATGCTGCTACAGCATTCACCTCTCCATTGAAATTGACTGTTGGTGGAAGTAGAACTGGTTCTACAGGTGCTTTAGCAAACGTTGGAACTACAGGAAGTTATTATACAAGTACGATTTCAGGTACTCAATCATCTGTGTATACGATTGCAGCAGCATCAGTAGCGACTACTATTGTACAACGCGCAACTGGGGCGTCAGTTCGATGTATAAAGAATTAA
- the rplL gene encoding 50S ribosomal protein L7/L12 yields the protein MSDLKNLAETLVNLTVKDVNELATILKDEYGIEPAAAAVVMSAGGGAEAAEEKTEFDVILKAAGASKLAIVKLVKDLTGAGLKEAKDIVDGAPAAIKTGISKDEAEALKKQLEEAGAEVELK from the coding sequence ATGTCAGATTTAAAAAATTTAGCGGAAACGCTAGTAAACTTAACAGTAAAAGACGTAAATGAATTAGCTACTATCCTTAAGGATGAGTACGGAATCGAGCCAGCTGCTGCTGCTGTAGTTATGTCTGCAGGTGGTGGAGCTGAAGCTGCTGAAGAAAAAACAGAATTCGACGTAATTCTTAAAGCTGCTGGTGCTTCTAAATTAGCTATCGTTAAATTGGTAAAAGATTTAACTGGTGCTGGTCTTAAGGAAGCTAAAGATATCGTAGATGGAGCTCCTGCTGCAATCAAAACTGGTATCTCTAAAGACGAAGCTGAAGCGCTTAAGAAGCAATTAGAAGAAGCTGGTGCTGAAGTAGAATTGAAATAA
- the nusG gene encoding transcription termination/antitermination protein NusG, which translates to MSELKWYVLKAISGQENKVKNYIETEIKRLGFEQYVTQVVIPMEKVIQIRNGKKVPKERPYYPGYLMVEADLMGEIPHVIKNIPGVISFLSLTKGGDPVPMRKSEVNRMLGRMDELSEFASDAEIPFIVGENVKVIDGPFNGFNGTVEKILEDKKKVEVSVLIFGRKTPMELSFMQVEKV; encoded by the coding sequence ATGAGCGAATTGAAATGGTATGTGCTGAAAGCAATCAGCGGACAGGAAAATAAAGTGAAAAACTATATTGAGACAGAAATCAAACGTTTAGGGTTTGAGCAGTACGTTACTCAAGTGGTTATTCCTATGGAAAAGGTAATCCAAATTAGAAACGGAAAAAAAGTTCCTAAAGAAAGACCTTATTATCCTGGATACCTGATGGTGGAAGCTGATCTGATGGGAGAAATTCCTCACGTTATCAAAAACATCCCGGGAGTAATATCTTTCCTGAGCTTAACGAAAGGAGGAGATCCTGTTCCGATGAGAAAATCTGAGGTCAACAGAATGCTCGGAAGAATGGATGAACTTTCAGAGTTTGCTTCAGATGCAGAAATTCCGTTCATCGTTGGTGAGAATGTCAAAGTAATCGATGGGCCATTCAATGGTTTCAACGGTACAGTAGAAAAAATTCTTGAGGATAAAAAGAAAGTCGAAGTATCTGTATTGATCTTCGGAAGAAAAACTCCAATGGAATTGAGCTTTATGCAGGTAGAAAAAGTATAA
- the secE gene encoding preprotein translocase subunit SecE, with the protein MSLVEFLKGSYNEFRHKVEWPKWSDLQSSTIVVTIATVILALFTFGVDELFSKAISNIIGMLINVFN; encoded by the coding sequence ATGAGCTTAGTAGAATTTTTAAAAGGTTCTTATAACGAATTCAGACACAAAGTAGAATGGCCGAAATGGTCAGATCTGCAGTCTTCAACTATTGTAGTTACTATTGCAACTGTTATTTTAGCATTATTTACCTTTGGCGTTGATGAATTGTTTTCTAAAGCAATCAGCAATATAATAGGAATGCTAATTAATGTGTTCAACTAA
- the rplJ gene encoding 50S ribosomal protein L10 yields MTKDQKVVAIQEIKDLLQDAKVVYVADLDGLNAAKSSDFRRQAFKQNIKVKVVKNTLLQKAMEQIDGVDFSEMFETFKGNTALMIAETANAPAKLIKDFRKKDEKPALKSAFVQETFYVGDNNLDALVSIKSREEMIGEIIGLLQSPIQRVVSALQNKPETAEAKAEEAAPAVEETPAAEAPEAPAAESTDETPAAE; encoded by the coding sequence ATGACAAAAGACCAAAAAGTTGTAGCAATACAAGAGATCAAAGACTTGCTTCAGGATGCTAAAGTAGTTTATGTAGCAGATTTGGACGGTTTGAACGCTGCAAAATCTTCTGACTTCAGAAGACAGGCTTTCAAGCAAAATATTAAAGTAAAAGTGGTAAAAAACACACTTTTGCAAAAAGCAATGGAGCAGATTGACGGAGTAGATTTCTCTGAAATGTTCGAGACTTTCAAAGGGAACACTGCATTAATGATTGCTGAAACAGCTAACGCTCCTGCAAAATTAATCAAAGACTTCAGAAAGAAAGACGAGAAGCCGGCATTGAAGTCTGCTTTTGTACAGGAAACTTTCTATGTTGGTGACAACAATCTAGATGCTTTAGTAAGCATTAAATCTAGAGAAGAAATGATCGGTGAAATCATCGGATTGCTTCAGTCTCCAATTCAAAGAGTTGTTTCTGCTCTTCAAAACAAACCTGAAACTGCAGAAGCTAAAGCTGAAGAAGCTGCACCTGCTGTGGAAGAAACTCCTGCTGCTGAGGCTCCGGAAGCTCCTGCTGCAGAAAGCACTGACGAAACGCCAGCTGCTGAATAA